The Ostrea edulis chromosome 1, xbOstEdul1.1, whole genome shotgun sequence genomic sequence aattgtaaataaaatccAGGAAACAATTGCTTCATAGCAAATAGAGATTCGATGTCTTGCATACAGGCCTTgaaaaaatattcttaaaaaaaaaacattatcaGGCGCTTTATATACAAATTTAATATATCTTCCAGCCGGCAAAAGATGATCTCCCGTAGAAATCGCTACGAATGGCACCGGAACCTGGGTCTTGGGAATGTGTCTGGATGTAAATGTTATCACCTCGGTTAACGTGTGCAATGGCCACGCCAGTCGCCTGTCCATCTTCACCGGACAACGATTTCATATAAATACTCCCATACACTACTCCATCAACCACCAGTTCTAAAGCATGATCTTCTCCATTACCACCATAATGTTTTATCCTGCTGGTCCAACTGAATACGTAGTATCCCGATTCAGGGGCTATGAAGACCCCGGAGCTTCGATAATATCCATTACCAGCGTTCGCTTTAACGACATCATATCTTAGAATTTGTCCTTGTCCTGTATGTGAAACATCGGAAGACAGGTAGGCGTAGAATGCTGTGGTTCTCGGTGCAGTTGTGGGATGCTGGGTAGACGGGGGTATCAAAAGTCGCCCTGTGGTTAAAACATAGGAACTAGAAAGTCAAAATACATAAATAGGAAAAACATTTTTCTAgatgaaatctttcaaaaacaGGAGGCCCACGGaccttaacggtcacctgagtatcatagccCGTATAGGGAGTCTCATATTTACATTGGTGCAAGTTTATGATCTTACAAAATATGCATTCATACAATTCCTATTCACTTATAAAAGGAAAAATGGAAGATTTAAGtatataaatcattaattttgacaTCCCCCAACCCCCTGGGtcttgaatttcacaatttaggagGACATTAGGGatatcataaccatgcatttagtttatctCCCATGACTGaaagtagagaagatttttttgaaaatatatttctattatgtGACCATATTGGCTCTGCTCAAGGGCCTGAACCCCTAAACCaggaatttcacaatttagtagagagcttcatggacatcataatcatatttttcgtttttctcaaatatatatgggagtaGGTTGATtggttgtacattgtttaacgtccctctcgagaatctttcactgatatggagacgtcatcattgcctatgaagggctacaaaatttaggcctattctcagcgcttatggccattgagcagggagggatctttatcgtgccacatctactgtataTATGACTACGTGCATGTGTGAGGATGGAGGGTGTTTgaatcccgaaaacgtcagaataaaaaaaatcggatggggctacattattgcagctagcaCAAAGCCAGCTGGTTtcaaaacaacatacaataaaCCGATGACAAGCTACAGCATACCCGCATTATAGATTTACCTTTACGAATGACAGAGGGACGAAATGAAGCTGGTGGAAGACTTTTCGCAGATGGATGAGCCCGTTCACTTGAGTTGTTATAAATGGAAGATAAATCAGTAGAGTTCTCCTTCGGCGACGTTGGAAAAAGATCACCACTGGCAACATCAGCATCGTTAATTGTTTTCTCCTGGTTGTAAAGAGCAGTCTTTAGACAGTTCATGCGCTGTTTGTTGAACGCTCTTTGAAGATAGGCAATTCGGTTATTTTGAACGACGACCGTTTTGGCAAGGTTGTTGACAATCTCTGTAAGTTCAAGAGTTGTCCTGTACACCTCATCCACCGTCATCTCGCATTGGCCTCCATTCAGGAAAATGGAGACGAGgcaacaaaacacaaaatatatttcCCGAGGAATCATGGTCTTCTTGTGTGAAACAGTACTTATCTCTGTTTTTATCTTTGAACAGGACCATGAATATTAATCATCGAGCCGGACTTGTGACCGAATTCACTTGTATATAACTATTCTTTTTATCGACAGACGACATGGATCTACATAAACTATTGGTAGTTACTGTGCGTTCCCATGACCACGCTCACAGACATCAGACATAATTGTATCTATGTTTTTCGtcaacttttaaaatgaatttagcCAATAATTCCAGCTAATCCTCGGTGGGAATCAAAGTATCATGAAGAAAATTCACTTAAATCTCTCGAAAAACGGTTAATTACTGGTAGTAGAACACGGTTAATTACTGGTAGTAGAACACGGTTAATTAGCGGTAGTAGAACACGGTTAATTACTGGTAGTAGAACACGGTTAATTAGCGGTAGTAGAACACGGTTAATTACTGGTAGTAGAATACGGTTAATTAGCGGTAGTAGAACACGGTTAATTACTGGTAGTAGAACACGGTTAATTAGCGGTAGTAGAACACGGTTAATTACTGGTAGTAGAACACGGTTAATTACTGGTAGTAGAACACGGTTAATTACTGGTAGTAGAACACGGTTAATTAGCGGTAGTAGAACACGGTTAATTACTGGTAGTAGAACAGTTAATTACTGGTAGTAGAACACGGTTAATTACTGGTAGTAGAACACGGTTAATTACTGGTAGTAGAACACGGTTAATTAGCGGTAGTAGAACACGGTTAATTACTGGTAGTAGAACACGGTTAATTAGCGGTAGTAGAACACGGTTAATTACTGGTAGTAGAACACGGTTAATTACTGGTAGTAGAACACGGTTAATTAGCGGTAGTAGAACACGGTTAATTACTGGTAGTAGAACAGTTAATTACTGGTAGTAGAACACGGTTAATTACTGGTAGTAGAACACGGTTAATTACTGGTAGTAGAACACGGTTAATTACTGGTAGTAGAACACGGTTAATTACTGGTAGTAGAACAGTTAATTACTGGTAGCAGAACACGGTTAATTACTGGTAGTAGAACAGTTAATTACTGGTAGCAGAACACGGTTAATTACTGGTAGTAGAACACGGTTAATTACTGGTAGTAGAACACGGTTAATTAGCGGTAGTAGAACACGGTTAATTAGCGGTAGTAGAACACGGTTAATTAGCGATAGTAGAACGGTTAATTATTAATAGAAGAACACGATTAATTACCGACAGTAGAACAAGGTTAATTACCAGCAGTAGATGACAGTTAATTACCGGCATTAGAATACAGTTAATTACCGGTAGTAGATGACAGTTAATTACCGGCAGTAGATGACAGTTAATTAGTGGTAGTAGTACACGGTTAATTACCGGCATTAGAAGACACTTACTTACCGGCAATAGAAGACAGTTAATTAACGGCATTAGAAGACAGTTAATTACCGGCATTAGAAGACGGTGTCGGTATCAACAATTTCTATTTTAAAGGTGTTTGAATAGGTTTAGTATACACAGCATAATGTCTCACTACTATGCCGATATCGACATTATTATTACGATATCGACGCTTTCTATTTCATATGTgtttgaattaatgatttaaaatcaattgtCCCATGCCAATATAAACTTAcgatgatacatgtaacaagaggcccaggggccttataggtcacctgagtatcatgtaacaaccttccaatgtttgaattaggtttgtgtttaaatataagaattttacttttggatggaagaaacattgaatagctatgtggtcagccccgcctttgcaccagaacccctgacccaggggccataaatttcagttttgaaagaagcatccttgatcatcattatcatactattagtttgtctacttaatacccagcagcagaggagaagattttcaaagaaataaaatgcattttcactatatgatcaatagggccccaccctaataccagaacccctgacccaggggccataaatttcacaattttgaaagaggcatccttgctcatcataatcatgctattggtttgtctacttaatacccaaggacagagaagaagattttcaaagaaataatgcattttcagtacatgacttatagagccccaccctagcaccagaacccctgatccaggggccatgaattcacaatttttaacaagaggtactgtgagcaatgctcactaagaataccccccgcttaccccaatctcccaaagggtgttggtaataggtataaactacctcttttctgagtgttgctacttcgatgtccagtgcgcatgacctttggaccccaaagtcgatagggaacatcttcatcccatgggtagtccatatgtatgatatggtgactgtaggtggaaaggataacgctttagagcccggaaaccatattgctacttcgatgtccagtgtgcttgacctttgaccttttgaccccaaaatcgatagggaacatcttcatcccatgggtagtccatatatatgatatggtgacggtaggtggaaaggataatgctttagagcccggaaaccattgcgtctacagacggacggacggacagctcgattccagtataccctcccacaacttgttgcggggggtataaagaggcatccttgctcatcattaccatgctattagtttgtctacttaatacccagagacagagaagattttcaaagaatttctacattttcactatatgaccaatagagccccaccctaacacaagaacccctgccccaggggccatgaatttcacaattttggtagagggctcaatgctcattataattatgcccacagtttggcttcttgatgtccaggagtaaagaagaagattttttaaaattacactcattttgatggtttttgctccacccctcaggccccaggggggcagggaccacgaatttcacaatttttgttccccttcacccacagatgctatatgccaaaattggttgaaattggttcaggggtttcagagaagaagctgaaaatgttcaaatgttaacgcacgacgaacgacgacggacaaaatcagatagcaataggtcacctgaatgaattcaggtgacctaataaattGCGTTTAataaatatgtgtataattGTTGCACTTTTCATATATTTTGCAATAACGTATGCATAGACATAAACATTATGTATACAGGTAAAGGTATGTGATTATCAGAGTGGTACATATCGATATCGGTGCCATATCATGTTTGGTTTGTCGATATCGTATGGACATAACTCTCAATTACCGGCAGTAGAACACGGTTAATTACCGGCAGTAGAATTAAGTTTGGCTACAAATTACCGCAAGACATGATCCTTAGATCTGTACTGGACACCGTAAAACGTGACATTCTCCCATTTTAAATCTGTATCTGTACTAGTCATTTTAATGCCGTTctgtaatatatttatatgaatttgttatgcattaatgaatatttaaaggtatacatgtatgtttgaacACAAGTATGGTGGGAAAATATGTTCGGGATTTCTTATATTAAATTTTTGAGACGGCAATGCAAAAAATACGATATAAGGCCTTAACCATGCACATTTTTTCTGCACCATAAATAGGTTTTTATaaggtggatctgtagctctctggtctgtcccgatatttttccagagagctacaaatcTGCAGCTACGTGTATGTATGAAGTATCTTCAATCCACAGTTATCACACAGTAAGCACAGTGTAGCCCCAATATCACCTGAAAGCTTAATACATTGCACCTTCATTGGCCGTACACATGACCGTGTTTGAaggcgaagcaaaaagtattggtaTTAGTATTTATATCCATAACATAACATCCGAAGTTATCAGGATGTGTGCTGACAACTGTCAAATAAACTTAACCATTTTGTTACATGACTTCaaacatttgatccgcctatgtATTGAACACGGGAATATAATGCAGTTGATGTAAAAAgagcattgtgacgtcatatttcatgtcagtgtttagcaaattttacatacataggGGTGATTCTAAAATATGATTGAGAAAATATAGTTTACATACTTTCacagattttatgtaacatctcagaacgatgTGAATTTGGGTAGACAAGATTCAAAATATTCATCCATTTAATAAAACAATTGATAAGTTCCTTCACTGAAGTGTACATAAAATTCACACATTCAATAACAAGACAAAGCTCCCATAAAGAAGATACTTGATCTCCCTTTGTCTTTAGTCCATAGTTAACAACAAATATCATTGAACATTGTCTGCAGTTGATGACGACACAGCAGACAAATGGAGAATTCACTTTCATCATGTGCCATACACCCGTCAATAGAAGTGTACCCCAAACTTCTCTGGAGTCTGTATATATTCTGTTCTCCACTCTGGAGTTGAGCATTTGTGGGACGTTGCCTCCACCTCAGGTTCCAAACTTCTTCTGTTTCATTGCCATTGGAAGCGACTCCATCATGGCTAGCTTAGTGCGTTCCACCATGACAACCCAATCGTCTCTAACGAAGTCCATGTGAATTAGATACTGTGAAAACATGAACATTTTTACCCAATCATCATCACTAACGAAGTCCATGTGAATTAGGTACTGTGAAAACATGAACAGTTTTAGAATAATACTATTAATGGGAAATAGTTGTAAGCAAAAGGAAGTGTCTATTACCGTATTAGTGGAATTCTTAGTGAGACTCCAATTTAGCGATTTTCCCATAAAAATgggtatgtatgtatatagcgagagctaatttgagcgactttataattccagaAAAGATAACTATTAACCTCTGATATGAAACATTgttagagatacatgtatcttgacatcttcattaataatgccaaaattaaatccttgccAAAAATTCTACTTATACAGTATTCTCAACAAACACTTACACGAAATCTTGTGCAAACATGAAAGGCTGACACTTTAGAAGAATTTGGCCTGGCAACCAAGTCAAACGGTTTCGCCTTTCTGTCTGGGAATGGCTGAAACAACAGGTCAGATTCTCAATGAGTAATGCATACGTCATCATTCTTGTAATTGTACAGGATACTAGATGACCTATTTTCTGCACGATATCAAGCACATTCAGTAATCTATATTTAGACTtaactgtagattccttattttagcGAGAACTTAATATCGCATAATGACTCAAAGACGTCAAATCACGAGAACGTGAATTCATTAGTGGATCTAGAGTTTTGACACGTATTTCAgcaatataaatgtttaataaagtaattcTATTTCAAGAGTGGTGTTTCACGTTTAATTACATGATAACAAATTCCTCACATAAATGTATATCTAAAAATCTACTGTATTTTGTCCACCTTATACTATTCCTGTTATGACCTATTAAAAATGCATCTTGCTAAGTACTTTCATGAGAGCATACATGACAATCGAGTAACTTCATTTACATTTACCTGAGTTTTGTCCAGAATGAAAAACTTATCCAAGTCACAGAAGAATATTTTGTCTGGGTAACGTGGAGAGGTGGAGATTCGGCAAATTTTTTGGTGCCTTCGTGTCCAAGCATCCGGGAATTTATCACACACCTCTCGGCACCAATCACTGTACTCTTTCTTTCGGATGTCAAACTCGTATATCTGTAGAGAACATATCAAACGGTACAGACACAGGATTGAAAGTGAGAGCATAATCAGAAACATTATTAATGAGAGCAGTAATGATGAAAGCATTATCAGAAACACTGATGATGAAAGCATTATCAGAAACACTGATGATGAAAGCATTATCAGAAACATTGATGATGAAAGCATTATCAGAAACACCAATGATGAAAGCATTATCAGAAACACTGATGATGAAAGTATTACCAGAAACACTGATGATGAAAGCATTATCAGAAACACTGATGATGAAAGCATTACTAGAAACTCTGATGATGAAAGCATTACTAGAAACTCTAATGATGAAAGCATTATCAGAAACTCTGATGATGAAAGCATTACTAGAAACACTGATGATGAAAGCATTACTAGAAACTCTAACGATGAAAGCATTACTAGAAACTCTAACGATGAAAGCATTACTAGAAACACTAATGGTGAAAACATGATCAGAAACACTAATGATGAAAGCATTACTAGAAACTCTAATGATGAAAGCATTACTAGAAACACTAATGATGAAAGCATTACTAGAAACACTGATGATGAAAGCATTACTAGAAACACTAATGATGAAAGCATTACTAGAAACACTAATGATGAAAGCATTACTAAAAACAGTAATGATGAAAGCATTACTAGAAACACTAATGATGAAAGCATTACTAGAAA encodes the following:
- the LOC125673502 gene encoding complement C1q-like protein 3, with the protein product MIPREIYFVFCCLVSIFLNGGQCEMTVDEVYRTTLELTEIVNNLAKTVVVQNNRIAYLQRAFNKQRMNCLKTALYNQEKTINDADVASGDLFPTSPKENSTDLSSIYNNSSERAHPSAKSLPPASFRPSVIRKGRLLIPPSTQHPTTAPRTTAFYAYLSSDVSHTGQGQILRYDVVKANAGNGYYRSSGVFIAPESGYYVFSWTSRIKHYGGNGEDHALELVVDGVVYGSIYMKSLSGEDGQATGVAIAHVNRGDNIYIQTHSQDPGSGAIRSDFYGRSSFAGWKIY